A region of Flavobacterium indicum GPTSA100-9 = DSM 17447 DNA encodes the following proteins:
- a CDS encoding voltage-gated chloride channel family protein gives MSKNKQKSISNKLVFQAKFFFRNYPSLPYILKWTLICSFIGVLIGSASAGFLQSLNWATDFRENHLWLIALLPIGGFFIGLLYYYYGKDAEAGNNLLIDTIHEPKQVIPLRMAPFVYIGTIATHFFGGSAGREGTALQMAGSIADQFSKPFKLSASDRKILIISAVAGGFGSVFGTPLAGAVFAIEFFLIGRIRYNALFPAFITAIIADIVTKLWQTPHTHYHINSIPDISFINIIYAIVTGIFFGLCASTFSKVIHKTGNIFKSNISYPPLRPFVGGIIVAFAVWAIGTTKYIGLGIPTIVQSFDQQLPAYDFAIKMALTIITLSAGFKGGEVTPLFFIGATLGNALSLFIPLPTGLLAGMGFVAVFAGATNTPIACSIMAIELFGAECGVYVAIACVVSYLLSGHNSIYGRQMIGEAKHQRYANHEGKRLNEL, from the coding sequence ATGTCTAAAAATAAACAAAAGTCTATCAGTAATAAATTAGTTTTTCAAGCTAAATTTTTTTTTAGAAATTATCCTTCACTTCCGTATATTCTTAAATGGACATTAATTTGTTCTTTTATTGGCGTTTTAATTGGTTCTGCTTCGGCAGGATTTTTACAATCATTAAATTGGGCAACCGATTTTAGAGAAAATCATTTATGGCTCATTGCATTATTACCAATTGGTGGTTTTTTTATCGGATTACTTTATTATTACTATGGTAAAGATGCGGAAGCTGGAAATAATTTACTGATTGATACCATTCACGAACCTAAACAAGTTATTCCGTTACGAATGGCTCCGTTTGTTTATATTGGTACGATTGCAACGCATTTTTTTGGCGGTTCGGCAGGACGTGAAGGAACAGCCTTACAAATGGCAGGTTCTATTGCCGACCAATTCAGTAAACCGTTTAAACTTTCGGCATCTGACAGAAAGATTTTAATTATTTCAGCAGTTGCAGGTGGTTTTGGTTCTGTATTTGGGACACCGCTTGCAGGTGCAGTTTTTGCTATTGAGTTTTTTCTTATCGGTCGTATTAGATACAATGCACTTTTCCCAGCATTCATAACTGCTATCATTGCCGATATTGTAACCAAACTTTGGCAAACGCCACACACACATTATCACATCAATTCAATTCCCGATATTTCTTTTATCAATATTATTTATGCTATTGTTACTGGAATATTTTTTGGCTTGTGTGCTTCCACTTTTAGCAAAGTCATTCATAAGACAGGTAACATTTTCAAATCAAATATTTCTTATCCACCATTGCGACCTTTTGTGGGAGGTATTATTGTAGCTTTTGCGGTTTGGGCAATCGGAACAACAAAATATATTGGTTTAGGTATTCCTACCATTGTTCAATCTTTTGACCAGCAATTACCAGCTTATGACTTTGCTATAAAAATGGCTTTAACTATCATCACGCTTTCGGCAGGTTTTAAAGGTGGAGAAGTTACACCGTTATTTTTTATTGGTGCAACATTAGGTAACGCATTAAGTCTTTTTATTCCATTGCCAACTGGGCTTTTGGCAGGAATGGGATTTGTAGCGGTATTTGCAGGAGCGACCAATACGCCTATTGCGTGTAGCATTATGGCGATTGAACTTTTTGGTGCAGAATGTGGCGTTTATGTTGCAATTGCTTGTGTGGTTTCTTACTTACTTTCAGGACATAACAGTATTTACGGAAGACAAATGATTGGAGAAGCCAAACATCAACGATACGCAAATCACGAAGGAAAACGATTAAATGAACTTTAA
- a CDS encoding phosphatase PAP2 family protein, translating to MLEQLKNIDTELFLFLNGKHNTFFDPIMYWASDKLFWLPFYLFIAIVIIREYKKKSVYIFSAIALLITICDQTASNLIKNLVKRLRPSHEPNLEPFIHLSQAGKGGEYGFISSHSANAFGLATFLILLLPSKYNWLKFVLIFWAFLVAYSRIYNGVHYPSDVIVAMLLGISYGFLMRFVLLKIKPFKQL from the coding sequence ATGTTAGAACAATTAAAAAACATAGATACCGAATTGTTCCTTTTTCTTAACGGAAAACACAACACTTTTTTTGACCCAATTATGTATTGGGCAAGTGATAAACTATTTTGGTTACCATTTTATTTATTTATTGCAATTGTTATTATTCGTGAATACAAAAAGAAAAGTGTTTACATATTTAGTGCTATCGCTTTATTAATTACAATTTGCGACCAAACAGCCTCAAATTTGATTAAAAACTTAGTGAAAAGACTTCGTCCATCTCACGAACCTAATTTAGAGCCATTTATACATTTGAGCCAAGCAGGAAAAGGTGGCGAATATGGGTTTATTTCTTCCCATTCTGCAAACGCTTTTGGATTAGCCACATTTCTTATTTTGCTTTTACCATCAAAATACAATTGGTTAAAATTTGTCTTAATTTTTTGGGCGTTTTTGGTTGCGTATAGCAGAATTTACAATGGTGTTCATTATCCGTCTGATGTAATTGTAGCAATGTTGTTGGGTATTTCTTACGGCTTTTTAATGCGATTTGTACTTTTAAAAATTAAACCTTTCAAACAGCTTTAA
- a CDS encoding DUF190 domain-containing protein, translating to MNNMNVENISVLKIYFRYGQKAKNLSFWQKLWNNNLGQQLLKKAKEMNIKQANIFTAKAGYLDNEKISYNISEIPPSKNPVCLELIDQHEKLKSFIEQNQENLKEVKIIVLNSNNEIIKC from the coding sequence ATGAACAATATGAATGTTGAAAATATCAGTGTGTTGAAAATTTATTTTCGCTATGGACAAAAAGCAAAAAATTTAAGTTTTTGGCAAAAACTGTGGAACAACAATTTAGGGCAACAATTGCTAAAAAAAGCAAAAGAAATGAATATTAAACAAGCCAATATTTTCACAGCAAAAGCAGGTTATTTAGACAACGAAAAAATAAGTTATAATATTTCAGAAATTCCACCAAGCAAAAACCCTGTTTGTTTAGAACTTATAGACCAACACGAAAAACTGAAATCGTTTATTGAACAAAACCAAGAAAATCTAAAAGAAGTGAAAATAATTGTGCTTAACTCTAATAATGAAATAATAAAATGTTAG
- a CDS encoding EamA family transporter: MKQYQIFAIISMIFAGLTSVIAKAGLKNVASDTGLAVRTSFVFFLIWLNILVFNNTNDFANLTKRDIALLAVSGFTTTISWIFYYRAMKVGNVSEIALIDKGSIIITIALSFIFLNEQFTWKIAVGGLLIIAGILILTLK, encoded by the coding sequence ATGAAACAATATCAAATTTTCGCAATAATATCAATGATATTCGCAGGTTTAACTTCCGTAATCGCAAAAGCAGGACTGAAAAATGTTGCTTCCGATACAGGTTTGGCTGTCAGAACATCTTTTGTTTTTTTCCTTATTTGGCTCAACATTTTAGTATTCAACAACACCAACGATTTTGCAAACCTTACAAAAAGAGATATAGCCTTACTCGCAGTTTCAGGATTTACAACAACCATTTCTTGGATATTTTATTACAGAGCAATGAAAGTCGGTAACGTTTCAGAAATAGCATTGATTGATAAAGGAAGCATTATAATAACAATTGCTCTTTCATTTATATTTCTAAATGAACAATTTACTTGGAAAATTGCAGTTGGTGGACTTTTAATTATTGCAGGAATACTCATTTTGACATTAAAATAA